CTTTCAGCCTTGATCTTTTCATTACCATGGCCCTGTTCCTGCATGTTTTTTTTGGGGAGATTCTTCGCTACTATGATCACCATTGGTATTTTGACAAACTCATGCATTTTTATGGTACGGGCCTTATTGCCCTCATTGCTTTTGTGACTATTTTCACTTTTCACTGGTCCTCCAAGATTGTTTTATCCCTTCCGTTAATAGCCTATTTCACCATTGTCTTTGCTGTAGCCATCGGGACTTTCTGGGAAATGGGAGAGTTTGCCATAGACAAAATTTTTGGACGTAATACTCAATACAGCCTGGAAAACACCATGTGGGACCTTGTTCTTAACCTGATCGGGGGCATTGTCGCCGCTTGCTTTGGAAGCTGGTATGTTGGAAAACAAAAGAAAAAGGGGCTTGATAGGTTAACGAGTTCCATACAAACACTTTTTGAATCACCATGAACCAAAAAATCATCGACATCATGAAAGCCCTTCCGCTTTTTGCAGGGCTTGAAAAAAATGAATTGGAAATGCTTGCGCAAAAATGTGCTTTCCCCCATTTTCAACGAGGGGAACTGCTTTTTTCAGCGGGGTATCCGGCCACCGATGTCTACATCATCCTTACCGGCAGCGTTAAACTGGTGCGAGCCCATCCCGATGGCAAAGAAAGAATCGTGCATCTTCTTTTAAGGGGAGAAATGTTTGGGGCCCCCGTGGCCATGCAAGGGGGATATTATCCGGTAAACGCCATTGCCTTGGAACAGAGCACCATCATGAAAATAGTAACCACAAATTTCCAGGAACTCTTCCTCAAACATCCTAAGGTCGGGCAAATACTTATTGCCCAAATGAGCGAACGCATGCAACAAGCCCATAGTGACCGCGTCCTTTCCTATGATGCCGTTGAAAAGCGCATTGCCTGGTTCCTGATTGATCTTCTGGAAAGAATCCAAAAAAACTTCAGCAGAACAAGCCGCATTCCCATCCCCCTTACCCGCCAAGACATTGCCGATCGTGTGGGGTCAACTGTGGAAACTGTCATTCGTACCCTAAGCACTTGGTCCAAGCAAAACCTTGTTGATACGCAGGACAAATACATTGAAATTCCCAGCATTCCCGCCCTTCGCAAAGCCGCCAATCTCGACACTTAAAAATCTACTATAAATCTTGCATTCATATGATGTGAATCATGACCTCTTGATGGGCCCTTCCTTTATGTTTGCTCCTGCTAAAGCGCGTAACCGCGTCAAGGAGGTCCCCATGAAGGGAACAGAAGTCTTAAGAGAGGAACACAAAAAAATACTCAAAGTTCTTCATCTTTTGGATACAATTTGCAATCGTTTGAAAAAGGAAGAAATAATTCCCATCGACCATCTCAAAACCATCATCCGTTTTATTTCCGATTACGCCGATGCCTTTCATCACGCCAAAGAAGAAGATGTCTTGCTCCCCTTTCTTGACAAAACAGGAATGCCCAAGAATGGCAAACAGATCGAAGAAATTTTGGAGGAACATCTTTTGCAGCGTAGTTATGTGGAGGCCATGACCGATGCACTGGCCCATTCCGAATTTCAATCATCTGAGACCATCAAAAAATTTGTCTCTCAAGCCAGAAACCTTATGGGCCTTTTAAGCGAACATATTTTTAAGGAAGATACCTTGCTTTTACCATGGGCAGAGCGTTTATTTACCCAAAGCCATCAAGAAGAATTGGATCGTGAGTTCAAGGCACTGGAAAAAGAAAAAGGGCTAACGAAAAAAATTGAAACCTTGTGTGAAGATGTTCACAATCTGGAAAAAATTTATTTAGGGGAAGGCAAACCAAAACCAACTTGTTGCGGATGCACAGGTCATGGTTAATAACCCATGGAGGAACTTATGAAGAAACCATTTACTATTTTAGGGAGCTTGGCATTGTTACTGGCGATTGCCGGTTGCAGTTCTGGCTCACGTCAAGAAACAGGAGGATCCGCAAAAGGTGATTTTGGGCCACCCAAAGGGGAACCCATCGAAGCCATTCTCACCGATGCACCCAATGTTCCTCCGCCCATTAAACGGGATCACCCGGCCAAAGTGATTGTCCATTTGGAAGTCAAAGAGGTCAATCTCCCCATTTCCGATGGCGTGGAATATACCTTTTGGACTTTTGGTGGAAAAGTACCGGGAAAATTCATCCGCGTACGCCAGGGAGACACCGTTGAGTTCCATCTTCAAAATCATCCCTCCAGCAAAATGCCACACAATATTGACTTGCACGCCGTCACCGGCCCCGGTGGTGGTGCGGCCAGTTCTTTTACGGCTCCTGGGCATGAATCGCAGTTTACTTTTAAAGCCTTAAATCAAGGTTTATATGTCTATCACTGTGCCACAGCCCCCGTGGGCATGCACATCGCCAATGGAATGTACGGTTTGATTTTGGTTGAACCCCCGCAAGGACTTCCCCCGGTGGATAAGGAATATTACGTGATGCAGGGTGATTTCTACACCGTGGGCAAGTACCGCGAAAAAGGTCATCAACCCTTCGACATGCAAAAAGCCATTGAAGAAAACGCCACCTATGTTCTTTTTAACGGAGCTGAAGGTTCGCTTGTGGGAGACAAGGCCCTTAAAGCCAAAGTGGGCGAAACCGTCCGCCTCTTTGTCGGAAACGGGGGCCCCAATCTGGTCAGCAGCTTCCACGTCATTGGCGAGGTGTTTGACAAGGTTTACAACGAAGGCGGAACCCATTATCAGGAAAATGTGCAGACAACTCTGGTGCCCGCGGGGGGTTCATCCATTGTTGAATACAAAACCGAAGTCCCCGGAACTTATATTCTGGTCGACCATTCCATTTTCCGCACCTTCAACAAAGGCGCCCTGGGCATGATGAAAATCGATGGCCCGGATAACAAGGCCGTTTATTCAGGCAAGGAAGTTGATTCCGTTTATCTGGCGGATATGGCCGAACCCACAAAAGCTGTGGCCAAGGCGGCTGAAGCCTCTGAAAAGGGAACCCTTACCAAAGAAATGCAAATTGCCGCTGGCAAAAACCTGTTCATGGGCAATTGCTCCATATGCCATCAGGTTAATGGAGAAGGATTACCCGCCGTATTTCCCCCATTGGCAGGTTCAGATATCGTCAATGGTGACAAGCAAAGGTTGATTGGTATCCCCTTAAACGGATTAACCGGACCTATCAAAGTCAATGGTAAGGAATATAACTCGGTCATGCCCCCGATGAGTCAGTTAAACGATGATGAAATTGCCAATATTCTTACCTATGTTCTTAATTCATGGGGGAATCGGGGTGGCCAAGTTTCAACCAATGAGGTAAAAGCGGTGCGTGAAAACACCGAGCGGCCCCCGGGAGCAGCAAAATAATATGAAACTCATTGCCTGGCTTGCCGGGGTTTGCATTTGGATGATTTGTGGAGAAGTTTTGGCAAACCCACAAGCCGGGGAAGGAATGGTCAGGGTAGAAGGCGGCATTCTCGTCCCCTTCTACCCCCCATCTCCCAAGGAAAAAGAAATCCCGGTCAAAAGTTTTTGGATGGACAAAACGCAGGTAACCAATGCTCAGTTCTTGAGTTTTGTAAAACAAAATCCCTCTTGGAGGCGCGACAAAATAAAAAAAATCTTCGCTGACGCACGCTATCTTTCTTATTGGCAAACACCATCTTCCCTGGGGAATGCCAAACCCGACCAACCTGTCACTCAGATCAGCTGGTTTGCTGCCAAAGCTTATTGCCAGGCACAAGACAAACGGCTTCCCACGGAAAATGAATGGGAATATGCCGCCCAGGCAAGTCCCAGGCAGGCCAATGCCCGAAAGGACATGGAATGGAGAACTCATGTACTGGACTGGTACACAAGGCCAGCCCCCAAAGAACTTCCCGAAGTGGGAAAATCAGAACCCAATTACTGGGGCCTTTATGACCTGCATGGTTTGGTTTGGGAATGGGTTCTCGACTTCAACAGCAGCCTTATTTCTAGCGACAATCGTGAAAATGCCACAAGCCCTGATAAAAACCGTTTTTGCGGGGCTGGGGCGCTCGTCGCCACCGAAAAGGATGACTACGCCAGTTTTATGCGTATTGCTTTCAGGACATCCTTAAAAGCAACCTACACCACTTCCAATTTGGGGTTTAGGTGCGCCAAAGATTTGTAAGGTATAACTTGAGGTATAAAATGAAAAAATTATTTCAAAAAATCCTTCTGGTTTTATCCCTGTTCTTGTTGCTTGAAAAGGAAAGTATCGCCAGCTCCGAAAAGCTTTCGGAAGATGATTCCATTTACGGTCTGAGTATCCATTTGACAGATCAGGATGGAAAAAAACTGGGGCTCGATGTTTACAAGGGTCAGTATGTGGTGATGAGCCTATTTTATGCTTCATGCAATTACACCTGCCCCATTCTTATTGATGCACTTAAAAAAATGGATGCCGCCCTTGATGAAAAAACTCGTTTGAAAACACGTATTCTCCTTATCAGTTTTGATCCGGAAAATGACACGCCCGCCGTTTTAAAAAAGCTGGCCTTGCAACATAAACTGGATCTTTCTCGATGGAAATTGGCTTCCCCGGAAAAAAATGAGGTTCGTGATATTGCCGCCCTTCTTGGCTTTACTTACCGGTCCATTCCAGAAGGTGGTTTTAACCATACCTCGGGGGTGACCTTGCTTAATCCCCTGGGAATTCCCCTTCTCCAGGAAGAAGGCCTTGCCCGTATTGCCGAATTGATTCCTGAAAAACTAAAGAAGGAATTTTAAAAGGTGAAACTTTTCAGCCGCATCGACTATTTTTTTGATCGCCTTTATACCTGGCGTTACAACCCGCTTTATCAAAGCGGGGTCATCGCCATTTTTCTTTTGTTGGTGGCCATTGCCACAGGAACTTACCTTGTATTTTTCTACAAGGTGGCCCTTCCCTACCAATCGGTTGAAAGAATACAAAACCAGATTTGGCTGGGAGCCTGGATTCGACCGCTTCACCGCTATGCGGCTGATGGCTCCGTGGTGATGGCAGGCTACCATATGCTGCGCATGTTCATGCAAAAAAGGCTCTGGGGGGCCCGCACTTTGGCATGGATTTCAGGCATCCTCCTTTTGGGAACCCTCTTTTTTACCGGAATTACCGGCTTCATGCTTGTTTCCGACATTCACAGCAAAGTCCTTTCAACTGAAATAGCCCGGCTCCTCGATTTATTACCCTTGTTCTCCGAACCCATTTCATCCACCTTCAATGGACCCCTACCCCTCTCGCGATCCTTTTTCTTTGCGATTCTTTTTATCCACATTTCCCTTCCTTTGGGCTTGGGACTTCTTTTATGGCTTCACACATCAAAACTAGCCAGGCCCGCACTACTTCCTCCCAAAAAACTCATGTGGGGGTTATTGAGTTTGCTCCTTTTAGTGGCTGTGGTTCTTCCGACTCCGCTAGCTCCCAATGCCGATCCCCACGCCATGATCACCCGCTTCCCCTTCAATTTTTTCTTCACCTTTTGGCTGCCGCTTTCCATCAAACTTTCATCTCTTGCTTCTTTAAGCCTGTTTATTTTTTCGAGCAGTCTTTTTATTGCCGTTCCATGGCTGTTTAAGCCAAGCCCTGAAAAGCAACCGGCAAAATCCTTTGTTCATGAAAAATCGTGTACCGGATGCACCTCATGCTACAAAGATTGCCCCTTTGATGCCATTGACATGGTGCCACGCTCTATAGGCCATGG
This is a stretch of genomic DNA from Deltaproteobacteria bacterium GWA2_45_12. It encodes these proteins:
- a CDS encoding nitrite reductase, copper-containing, translating into MKKPFTILGSLALLLAIAGCSSGSRQETGGSAKGDFGPPKGEPIEAILTDAPNVPPPIKRDHPAKVIVHLEVKEVNLPISDGVEYTFWTFGGKVPGKFIRVRQGDTVEFHLQNHPSSKMPHNIDLHAVTGPGGGAASSFTAPGHESQFTFKALNQGLYVYHCATAPVGMHIANGMYGLILVEPPQGLPPVDKEYYVMQGDFYTVGKYREKGHQPFDMQKAIEENATYVLFNGAEGSLVGDKALKAKVGETVRLFVGNGGPNLVSSFHVIGEVFDKVYNEGGTHYQENVQTTLVPAGGSSIVEYKTEVPGTYILVDHSIFRTFNKGALGMMKIDGPDNKAVYSGKEVDSVYLADMAEPTKAVAKAAEASEKGTLTKEMQIAAGKNLFMGNCSICHQVNGEGLPAVFPPLAGSDIVNGDKQRLIGIPLNGLTGPIKVNGKEYNSVMPPMSQLNDDEIANILTYVLNSWGNRGGQVSTNEVKAVRENTERPPGAAK